TATAACTAACTAAATAAGCaacactaaaaataaagctggggtagggtaggtgtagggtagaggtagggtaggggtagggtaggggtagggtaggggtagggtaggggtagggtagggtagggtaggggtagggtaggggtagggtagggtacgggtagggtaggggtagggtagggtagaggtatttgaaaaatacatcgagtttcacgcgaacgaagtcgcgggcatccgctagtttaaaatatattagccatatctaattgttctaagcttattattctaatttattttcattaatttaagaacaagttaattataattattattagttgtgaaatgactagtgatttataccctcatttgtaatttgtttgttggtaaacagtcttcatcaagaaaggctggaGTATAGCTGTTTTTTTTTGCCGTTGCTTATATAATAGATATACCTACAACATAGCAGCCACATGGTCCTAAATAATTGCGTGGGACCACAGTCACGCGtcccttgacaaccgcataaacaaactatttgaaaatttttgtatttcaaaacttaacattaacaacaattacttaaattaatataataatcaataattaccaaaaaaaaatactccatcttatttctatagtttttgtaaacagcttttaaaatatttaaaaactttttgaattttgtatttggagcagctacgacactgtcgtgttccatacgctccatctgtatactATTGATAAATCTGTGCGTGTGACGTTATCTCGTTCCTACGCTTAGAAATTTTGATTAGCTAGTaacctaaaaataatgtcattttcaaaattctactaTCAATATTCTTCAATCAAGATTTCTCAAATTTCTACACCATGAAAGGGGTTGacgttttttaaatataaatcattcatgttttgagttacctaaattttgtaaaatgtttaaaattagtgTACCTACTAATAACTAAAACATGAGAAAATACATATACGGGGTGaaatgggggttgaaagtttacatggaTTTCCACATGCAtaatgtcgcgggcgtccgctagtacctatataataattaatctactTACTTCATTATTTTGAAAAGACGATTAAAAAACGgtttttgatataattattacGGTCTCAGACTAATTGCCTCAGAaactgcctcgctagacgtctCAGTCAAAACTTTAAGATTATGATTTAACGTGTATATACAAACTCTGTACGTATGTAATCGATCTTTGTTTatgtttgtgttaaaattacatgtgTGTATATTACGATTAgtatttatagttgtgtgtagtgtaaggacacaggatatacctttttattgatgttaaatattttcgacgtGTGAGTTTACTTCATTCAACTTAAAAAACGAGAGACTATTTTGATGGTGAATTTATGTGTGATACAAGTCCAATGATTATTGGTCCGAGAGTACAGTGGACATTTGGACTCATagataatcataaaaaaatagtttggaTTGACTCTGTGAATGTAGGGCGGCACATATAATGACATTGGCAACCGCATTGCCAACTCGTGGGGAATCCCCCAAATTTTGGGAATTTCGGGAACTCAACTGTGGACCATTCCAACTTGTGGGGGGTGGATTTCATTCATgcgtatggatttttaaaattctgtaACGTCGTCACTACACTTTTTGAATACTATTgcagatttaataaaaatactcaataaaatcatgattttctatttattgaaaaaagctgtgacgcactaaaaaaattcaataaaaacttgCATTTTTTCTTGATTTCTACATGTGGGAAATTGGATTATTGCCTTTTCCCAATTTAGGGAATTTTTCATTGATTTGTGAGAAATTAGGAAAATGAGCATGGCAATGCTTAAATGACAAATTGACAACAACTGTCACTCGACCgcaaattgcaaaaaaaaaatcatcttgtCATTGTCAAATTAAATCATTTCAAGTCATTTGATTTCCCAAGTGAGTGATCGCTGAATTTGAATCTCATTTTAACAATAGTATCCTTGTGATttacattttctaatttttgtgCCCTTTTTAACTCAAGGTTATATTGATTAACATAGATTCGATATTAAGTCAACCCAAAAACAAATACTGTTACAAGAAAAAAGTGTCGGTCGATTTAAAATGGCTTTAGTTgtggagaataaaaaaatccttgaatTTTTGGAGCTTGTAGGTCGTTTAAAGGTACGTATTGCTAGCAAgtatattgaaatttttgtatgaaaaataaaaaacgtagGTATAGAGTGGAAACACAATTTACCGAAATAATTGTTTGTAAGACCTTCCAGGGATAAATGTTTGAACtctattagaaaaaaaattaaggtcATCTTATCCACATTATAACAATGTAGGAAACATGCCAATGACGAttcaaaaatgaaataataatggtTAAATATTTTCGGCTCCAATCTGATTATGCTCGTCCTTAGATATGTGATCTGAAAATATGAATTTACAATTTCTCtgcttttttaatatatataatctataattGAACAGCTGATCAGTGTAAGGGGTAAGGTGGCCCTGACAATTGCATCAGAGACATTAGGTTTGATTCccacctttttttttctttacaaattagcccttgacttcaatctcacctgatggtgtaagtgatgatgcaatctaagatagaagcgggctaatttgttaggagtaggatgaaaatccacatccttttcagtttctacacaagatggaaccggaacgctaaattgcttatcAGTAAGtgtttgttggtagggtggtaactagccacaaccaaagcttcccaccagccaaacctggaccaattaagaaaacctcaactgGCCCAGCttgagatcgaacccaggacctccgtcttgtaaatccactgcgtatACCACTGGAAAATGTGATTAACATGGATCTTGGCGGCCGAGACCTGCAATCGCGACAGATCACgacactgcttagtatgaatttatatggggCACTAAACAAAAGTGATTGCGCGACGCGGACTTGGGCTCTTTATAGTGCACCACATAAATTCTTACTAAGCAGTGAGTTGTGTGGTCGCAGTTCACGGTTGCCAAGAACTTTTGTTCTGCTTTTCTAATGTCCTGTGGGTTAAATTGTAATGTGTGTACTGTtctaacatatttattaatattttttattaattgttcaaTTACAGCATGTAAAAAGGACTGGTTGGGTGATCTGTGACATCAATGAATGTGAGACCATAGCTGGCCATATGTATCGAATGGGCATAATGACTTTCCTTCTCACAGAAGAGAACAACCCCACAAAGTTAGATCGCTTTAGGTGTTTGCAGATTGGTAATTTTACTTTGTCTTTAATCCTAAGTCTAAGTTTTACTCTTTTCACTTATTTCTGCTCTTTAGAGTCTAAGTAAAATGGTGCagtgattattattttgttacccTAGATCTCACCTAATGCAGTACAATGCAGGCTAATAAAGGCTTTCTTGTTTTAGCTTCTTAGGTGTTATCAGGGTCACATATTTTTGATAGTCTTTTTGactaaataacttatttatttattgcacaaaacaaaaacaattattacaaagaaaataatcaaaaacataGTTATACATGAATGTGCAAAGGCAGTCTTATTACTTATTGAACTTAATGAATATTAGCCACTTTTAGCTACATTCAAAAAGACATAGtcaatgcatattttttttataaaattacttagtTTAATAATTCTCAacaaaacttaatattatatcttaatttattaaaaattacattatatattttaattctattGCTAATTTACATATCAGTGAGGCCAACATTCAAGACCTATGAATaagctaaaaaaatttttttttatcagcaaaaatttacatttgatatgCCAGTACAGAAAACAAAggatattgttttatatagacTCCTAAATGTTTCCAGCTTTTTGCATTTTACCTTAAAAGTagtttattattgaattaaaaatcataattatgcaaaaaataatcaaatatacaGTTTTTTTTCCATTCCAGGAACATTTATCTTAATTATCCTATATATTTGCCTTCCAGCTTTAATCCACGACTTGGCAGAATGTATAGTTGGTGACCTGACACCACATTGTGGAGTATCCCCTGAAGAAAAGCATAGGAGGGAGGATGAAGCTATGAAAACTATTGCTGAACTCACAGGAATAGCTGGAGACAGAATGTATGACTTATACAaggtaataaaacaattttagaatttaagctattgtgagtattattcatattaatctaTTGTGAGTTGTTGGAGTCGGACTGACTACTAATGACTAAGGACCTGTATGGGTTTGTAGTCAGGCATACTCGGATGTTGTATCATGTgacttttagccgtgtttcgtaATACATTAGCAAGAAAACTACTTTTTCTTACTAGTCAGCTGCACCCCTTGGTTACACCCATGTTAATCCAATAtggtagttgacttatatcaaacttaatataaacaatattaatttcccATAGTATgtggaataagggtccaaaaaatatcgatattaattaataaaagttaggaATTTcctacaaaatttaatttaaaaatcatgtatttattaaaattttccaaacatcaaaaatgctgtcatccattttgtgacatcacaatgttacttgatgtactaaatgtcttaactaattgttaattaatatttgtgttGAACGCTCCGTTTGTGAGGGGTTTGTTATAGTGATgttttgaaatatagaccatcatggccaaggcattttggctcgtatcatcaaaaacatatttaaaaactaaaattttcatataatcacgtctcaaaaaaatatgaaaaaaaagttcaatctagtagaatgataatgaactatttaagaccattcaATAAAAAGacatgtcaactagcctattcctGTTGGAATTTAGGGATATAGAGTAATGTGtgctaaacatattttttttctctaattATTCTTTTTCTTGGTCCAGCAAAAAATGGTCTATTAGATCAGTAAGTGATGCTGAACCATGCAGGAATCACACCAGTCTGTGTTTACATCAGAAGTAATGTCTGAAGTAAAGTAACttatattgtaatgtataaaaatatttattttgtaattttcaggagtatgaaaatcaaACTTCACCAGAAGCCAAGTTTGCCAAAGATCTAGATCGCTATGATATGATTCTCCAAGCTTTTGAGTATGAGAAGCGTGAAAATGCCCCAAAAAAATTAGAAGAATTCTTCCAAGCCACATATGGAAAGTTTAACCATCCATTCATTCAAGGCCTAGCCACAGAACTTTATAAGCAAAGAGAGGAATTTGAGAAGAAAACCCTAGTTAATGGCAGTACGTAAACTTCGATTATTACTTAAAGAACTATAGGATTTAATTTGGTTTGCATAACAAATGCAATAAAAGATGTTAAAACTAGATAGAGGCTAACAGTTTCATATGTAAACTGCTGAAACTCACAACTTCCAGTATAGATAATCTACTAAACAATATATCTTCTATCTTCAAATACCCTGTAAGTATGTATTTGCAAAAAACCTCCATAATATGCTATCTTAACTAAAGTGTGActgtttttttgattttgtttattatgtatttcaaaTTGATCTGTATATTTGTAGAATTTCTTAAATAAGAAAGGTATTGCAAGATTTGTTGTTTAGTAAAACATGTTGATTTTATCAAGAATATTTGAAgaaaattttacattaatttagaaCATACATAATCCATTCAGTATATTTTAACAATCAAGAGATTCTGTAATATGAACCAGATAAATGGTTCAACTAAAGAGATGATGATATTACCAGTCAATATAACCAGCGAGGGAACAGAAGtagaagaaacaaaaaatacataataaaaccTCTACATGGATTTGAAAATAATCCaatttaatatcaaataaattccaaagttgttttttttttatttcaatagatataataaagGGTTAATTTTGGACAAACCAGTGTAgggtttttactttattttgctTTATTGAATTGATCTTTCTCCACTTTTATACTTTCATGAAATGGTCCtcagttatttaaatattgcacAAGGTTTAATAATTGTACATTGTTTGTCTTTAAAAGTTATCTAATGACAATGCATCTAGATAGGTTTCGTGTTATATTCTATCGCTAAGTGCAAATAATACTTACCATGATTGATAAGTGGTTATACTTATGAGATATTAATTTTCAGcattttatacctatatttttgttttccaaACTGTAATAGATAGTAGCCAGCTAATTGATTACAAATTTTGACACAAAATTTGAATATGTGTCTTTAATTAATGCTTATAAATGAAGAAAATTTAATGccaagtaataaaattttaccaaaaacaCCACATCAATGTTTATCTtggttttctttataatatcttAGGTtggaaaaagaattttatttgtgttttggAAGATGTCTAATGCAATTTGTTGCTTGTCGTTTGTGTGATATGTCACACATTCACACAGACACGCCCATTGATAAATTTAATCAAACTTTTTTATACCATCCAAACAAAGCTGGATTCAAAAGACCAAATTTTCCCTGTAACTCACAGTTACCATTAGACCTAACAAAGAAcagcaataaaaaaattgtgcaaAAAGTCACGACCAAGCTAATCTAAAATAGTTTTCCGATTTGCTTGGCTGACATGAGATATCGAAGAACTATATAGTGagaaattaatagatttttctcaatcccaattataattttaatctgTCTTAAagtatctaaaaatatatattttgtttctcAAGTTATTTAGTTGTAGGAAAAAATTGTTACTTATCTACAGCCATTTTAATAGGCCATGCTTTCGTTGATAAGTACTCCAAAGAATacaacttaatttttattattgttgcgTTTTAATAATTGACAGATGTCTTCCTTGTACCCACACCTGTTTCTGTGGGtatttatagtctggcaagtttaacactcccgtgatatgcgggcgacagggggaaagactgcgcaggtgtgaaatcgtgcgtgcgggcaAGTGACGTGaatcagtcgtggatttttattcattgctacacgccccccggcccgcgcgaaaCATCGTtgtgttatgaacgaagttaCTTTTTAAAGAACCTACTCTTTAAAGAAAAACGTTCAAAAACATggtctaatttatttgtattctaCACCTTGCAACAGTCTAAGTTGGCATATTAAAATGAccgaaggttttttttaatactttttagcAATAAATAtggaaacaaattattttatttagagcTTAACATCACAAAACCCTTTATAAGTTACCTTAGAGTGTATGCACACAATTTTTATGTACTTATTAATCTTAACTTTTCTATTGATTGTTTTTTACCTTgtaagatattttaattatgttgcacaatttattaatttaaccaaattattgtagaaatattaaaaaaaaagacaaaatatccTCGTATaatctataaataattttctaaaaagttGTTACAATATTGATATTACAGTTATGATATTTCTGTATCTGCTATACCGAAATTGGTGCCatactttttttgtaatttgtgttGTCCTGTTTTGTGGGATAAGAGAGACCCGTTTGTGTAGAAACATTATAAATGTATAGTGATCAAATAGTCCAAATTCAGTGGGATTGTAtgtaataagtaattataatttgtacaCTGATTTGCATTGAAAAACGCCTATTATAAATCTATCTTGTTAAAATGCTATGACGTCAGCGATGTAGTGTTCCTCTTTATCTCAGATGATAAGGAACAATATATGTGTCTCTTTAGCTGTCAAATTTCCATAGATAAAGGAAGACTCATTTGGCTTGGTATTTTCGTAACAATATCCTGTCCTGTCTGCATAAATGTAAGAAAGTTTGTATACTCTGAGTATAAAAActttatccgcccactttaatatactagcgtcatattaaagtgggcggataattgtgcctctgag
This DNA window, taken from Bicyclus anynana chromosome 1, ilBicAnyn1.1, whole genome shotgun sequence, encodes the following:
- the LOC112051795 gene encoding 5'-deoxynucleotidase HDDC2; this encodes MALVVENKKILEFLELVGRLKHVKRTGWVICDINECETIAGHMYRMGIMTFLLTEENNPTKLDRFRCLQIALIHDLAECIVGDLTPHCGVSPEEKHRREDEAMKTIAELTGIAGDRMYDLYKEYENQTSPEAKFAKDLDRYDMILQAFEYEKRENAPKKLEEFFQATYGKFNHPFIQGLATELYKQREEFEKKTLVNGST